In a single window of the Chondrocystis sp. NIES-4102 genome:
- a CDS encoding tetratricopeptide domain protein, which produces MVKGQRSLLFRDKPNLFSFLCKVYKRQILMFKSKKQQQNLMIKPKITGLLIYLLGINSLFFIPQQVLSQTQFNSWIVEQSESLIGKKELTSLEKYRVTRAINQLKGAATNKLNQGNQDQAFELWYRQLKLNNLLGVDSEIKALGEIGAIAWKLNRSGDVRYLAEHLIKIENKITTQEQLQPEILDNLAFSYRQVRYLDKAINIYQNLLAKQPNNTNSLQKQTILKNLGELYLAIFDYQNASVVYQKLLNSNNKEQKEDYLNTLIKIYDQTGKPQKAIAIRKDLIQNYLATQKPNKIPAIKLAIASNYQTLKQTNQAITAYNSTVEMAIETQQLAIASEALTGLGQIYQQNKSIDLAISTYNKLLQIQQQTYNYYGQVNTYDTLGKIYLNINQKAEAKKYFQQGLEIAKSINYKTEYFNNQIQK; this is translated from the coding sequence ATGGTTAAGGGGCAAAGGAGCTTATTGTTTAGAGATAAACCTAATTTATTTAGTTTTTTATGTAAGGTGTATAAGAGACAAATCCTTATGTTTAAAAGTAAGAAGCAACAGCAAAATTTAATGATTAAGCCAAAAATTACAGGACTTTTAATATATTTGTTGGGGATTAATAGTTTATTTTTTATACCTCAACAAGTATTATCCCAGACACAGTTTAATTCTTGGATAGTTGAGCAAAGCGAATCATTAATTGGCAAAAAAGAATTAACTTCCTTAGAGAAATATAGAGTTACCAGGGCTATTAATCAACTTAAGGGAGCAGCCACAAATAAATTAAATCAAGGCAATCAAGATCAGGCTTTTGAATTATGGTATCGCCAATTAAAATTAAATAACTTACTAGGTGTAGATTCCGAAATCAAAGCATTAGGAGAAATTGGCGCGATCGCCTGGAAATTAAATCGTTCTGGAGATGTCCGTTACTTGGCAGAACATCTAATAAAAATCGAAAATAAAATTACAACTCAAGAACAGTTGCAGCCAGAAATATTAGATAATTTAGCTTTTTCCTATCGACAGGTACGCTATTTAGACAAAGCAATAAACATCTATCAAAACTTATTAGCCAAGCAACCAAATAATACTAACTCCTTACAAAAACAAACCATTCTAAAAAACTTAGGTGAACTTTACTTAGCCATCTTTGACTATCAAAATGCCAGTGTAGTTTACCAAAAACTCTTAAATTCAAACAATAAAGAGCAAAAGGAGGACTATCTTAATACCCTAATAAAAATATACGATCAAACAGGCAAACCCCAAAAAGCGATCGCTATAAGAAAAGACTTAATCCAAAATTATCTAGCTACCCAAAAACCCAACAAAATACCTGCTATAAAACTGGCGATCGCGAGCAATTATCAAACATTAAAACAAACAAATCAGGCAATCACCGCCTACAATTCAACTGTAGAAATGGCTATCGAAACACAACAATTAGCCATAGCTAGTGAAGCTTTAACAGGCTTAGGGCAAATATACCAACAAAACAAGTCAATTGATTTAGCAATTTCAACCTACAATAAATTGTTGCAAATACAACAGCAAACCTATAACTACTATGGTCAGGTAAACACTTATGATACCCTGGGCAAAATATATTTAAATATCAATCAAAAAGCAGAAGCAAAAAAATACTTTCAACAAGGTCTAGAAATAGCCAAATCAATAAATTACAAAACCGAATATTTCAACAACCAAATCCAAAAATAA
- a CDS encoding protein-methionine-S-oxide reductase yields the protein MALFGLGKKASIPSREEALPGRSQAMAVPAKHYVNGNPIKAPFPATMEQAIFGLGCFWGAERKFWQQKGVYSTAVGYAAGHTPNPTYQEVCTGMTGHNEVVLVVYDPAIISYQDLLKVFWESHNPTQGMRQGNDRGTQYRSGIYTFTDEQKQLAQASQKLYQQELSQAGYDNITTEILDAPEFYYAEEYHQQYLAKNPNGYCGLGGTNVTCPAIA from the coding sequence ATGGCACTATTTGGTCTAGGTAAAAAAGCATCCATTCCCAGCCGTGAAGAAGCACTACCAGGACGTAGCCAAGCAATGGCTGTACCTGCAAAACACTATGTTAATGGTAATCCTATAAAAGCCCCTTTTCCTGCAACTATGGAACAAGCAATCTTTGGTTTAGGTTGTTTCTGGGGTGCAGAACGCAAATTTTGGCAACAAAAAGGAGTTTATAGTACTGCTGTAGGTTATGCTGCTGGTCATACACCTAACCCTACTTATCAAGAAGTATGCACTGGAATGACAGGACATAATGAGGTGGTGTTGGTTGTATATGATCCTGCTATCATTAGTTACCAAGATTTATTAAAAGTATTTTGGGAAAGCCATAACCCTACTCAAGGAATGCGCCAAGGTAACGATCGCGGTACACAATATCGTTCTGGTATTTATACTTTTACCGACGAACAAAAGCAATTGGCCCAGGCTTCTCAAAAGCTATATCAACAAGAGTTAAGTCAAGCAGGTTACGATAATATTACCACTGAAATTCTTGATGCCCCAGAGTTTTATTACGCTGAAGAATATCATCAACAATATTTGGCTAAAAATCCTAATGGTTATTGTGGACTTGGTGGCACTAATGTAACTTGTCCTGCGATCGCTTAA
- a CDS encoding ATP-binding protein of ABC transporter: MKNSRLQKLGNYLRPYWRIILLGVIALIIVNGLGVYIPLLIRDSIDQLQGKFSFKQLSYTALWLLLLSAVMWAFRMISRVLIFGVGRQVEFSLKQSIFQHLLTIEPGYFSANTSGDLINRATSDVDNIRRLVGFAVLSFVNIIFAYGFTLPAMLNIHVRLTLLTIAVYPVMLISVQLFSGKLRQYQEEIQEELSDLSELIQEDMSGMALIRIYAQEIPERQAFKLKNQKLLEANLRLAKTRNILFPVIEGIAYISLLILLWLGTAAIARGEITVGDFIALTLFVERLVFPTALLGFTITAYQQGEVSIDRVEAITKAQPKIYNTPQSIVLPLDNIEGEITARHLTFTYPDAANPALYDLNFTIKPGETVAIVGTIGAGKSTLANAIPRLLNIASGELFLDGHDITKLDLATLRKAIAYVPQDSFLFSTSIKNNIRYGEPLSETYNVEQAAKQAQIHPEIMTFPQEYETLVGERGITLSGGQRQRTSLARALLVDAKVLILDDALSSVDNETATKILNSLSPATTKKTVIFISHQLSAAAICDRILVMDEGKIVQNGTHQSLVQQPGLYQTLWQQHQLKEVLT, from the coding sequence ATGAAAAATTCAAGGCTACAGAAACTAGGTAACTATCTTCGTCCTTACTGGCGAATTATTTTATTAGGGGTTATCGCCTTAATAATTGTCAATGGCTTGGGGGTATACATTCCCCTATTAATTAGAGATAGCATTGATCAGCTACAAGGAAAATTCAGTTTTAAACAATTATCCTACACTGCATTATGGCTGTTATTACTGTCGGCGGTGATGTGGGCATTTAGGATGATCTCGCGGGTATTAATTTTTGGTGTAGGCAGACAAGTAGAATTTAGTCTTAAACAAAGTATTTTTCAGCACCTACTAACTATCGAACCTGGATATTTCTCGGCTAATACATCAGGAGATTTAATCAATCGTGCCACCAGTGATGTCGATAATATACGTCGTTTAGTGGGGTTTGCAGTATTAAGCTTTGTAAATATTATTTTTGCTTATGGCTTTACTTTGCCTGCGATGCTGAATATTCATGTACGTCTAACTCTTTTGACGATCGCAGTGTATCCTGTGATGTTGATTAGTGTACAACTATTTAGTGGTAAATTACGGCAATATCAAGAAGAGATTCAAGAAGAATTATCGGATCTAAGTGAGCTAATTCAAGAAGACATGAGTGGGATGGCTCTAATTAGAATTTATGCCCAAGAAATCCCCGAAAGACAGGCATTTAAGCTAAAAAATCAGAAACTATTAGAGGCAAATCTGAGATTAGCTAAAACGAGAAATATTTTGTTTCCCGTAATTGAGGGCATTGCTTATATTAGTTTATTGATTCTGCTATGGTTAGGTACAGCAGCGATCGCTCGTGGAGAAATTACTGTCGGTGATTTTATTGCTTTAACTTTATTTGTTGAAAGATTAGTTTTCCCCACTGCTTTACTTGGGTTTACCATTACAGCATATCAACAGGGGGAAGTAAGTATTGATCGCGTTGAAGCAATTACTAAAGCTCAACCTAAAATTTACAATACTCCCCAGTCAATTGTTTTACCCTTAGATAACATTGAGGGAGAAATTACCGCCCGTCATCTTACCTTTACCTATCCAGATGCTGCTAACCCTGCCCTTTATGATCTTAATTTTACAATCAAGCCAGGGGAAACAGTAGCCATAGTCGGCACAATAGGTGCAGGAAAATCAACATTAGCTAATGCTATTCCGCGTTTACTAAATATTGCATCAGGAGAACTATTCTTAGATGGTCATGATATTACCAAACTAGATCTAGCAACCTTAAGAAAAGCGATCGCTTATGTTCCCCAGGATAGCTTTTTATTTAGTACTAGTATTAAAAATAATATTCGTTATGGTGAACCTTTAAGTGAAACTTATAATGTGGAACAAGCAGCTAAACAGGCGCAAATTCACCCAGAAATCATGACTTTTCCCCAAGAATACGAAACTTTAGTGGGGGAAAGAGGGATTACTCTCTCAGGTGGACAAAGACAACGGACTTCTCTGGCTAGAGCCTTATTAGTGGATGCGAAAGTGTTAATTTTAGATGATGCCCTTTCTAGTGTTGATAACGAAACTGCAACTAAAATTCTTAATAGTTTATCCCCAGCCACTACTAAAAAAACTGTCATTTTTATTTCCCATCAACTATCCGCAGCAGCTATTTGCGATCGCATTTTAGTTATGGATGAAGGTAAAATTGTGCAAAATGGTACTCATCAAAGTTTAGTGCAGCAACCTGGATTGTATCAAACCTTATGGCAACAGCATCAACTTAAGGAAGTTTTGACTTAA
- the asnS gene encoding asparaginyl-tRNA synthetase, with translation MATRRIATILKHGQAGESLTIQGWVRTKRELKGFAFVEINDGSSLTGLQAVLDANIPNYEELLKQLTTGASVAITGQLVESPGKGQNLELKAESLTVYGTADPETYPLQKKRHSFEFLRTIGHLRSRTNTLGAVFRVRNACATAIHQFFQTQGFLWIHSPIITASDCEGAGELFTVTSLDLNNLPQNDQGKVDYTQDFFGKPAYLTVSGQLQAEVMAMAFQNVYTFGPTFRAENSNTSRHLAEFWMVEPEMAFCDLEGDQNLAEEFLKYIFKYVLEHCSDDLEFFNKWVDKSVLANADNIINNEFERVTYTEACHLLEKSQKKFEFPVEWGIDLQSEHERYLAEELFKKPVIVTNYPKDIKAFYMRLDEGEKTVSAMDVLAPGIGEIIGGSQREERLDILERRIKEMNIEADNLSWYLDLRRYGTVPHAGFGLGFERLVQFMTGMTNIRDVIPFPRTPLSADF, from the coding sequence ATGGCAACCAGACGAATTGCAACAATTCTAAAACATGGTCAAGCAGGAGAATCATTAACTATCCAAGGTTGGGTACGTACCAAAAGAGAACTAAAAGGTTTTGCTTTTGTAGAAATCAATGACGGTTCATCATTAACAGGTTTGCAAGCCGTTTTAGATGCCAATATCCCCAATTACGAAGAACTGCTAAAACAACTTACAACTGGTGCATCTGTTGCTATTACAGGTCAATTAGTAGAATCTCCAGGGAAAGGACAAAATCTAGAACTAAAAGCCGAATCCCTCACAGTATATGGCACAGCAGATCCAGAAACCTACCCATTGCAAAAGAAACGTCACTCATTTGAATTTTTGCGTACTATAGGTCATTTGCGATCGCGCACTAATACTTTAGGGGCGGTATTTCGAGTCAGAAATGCTTGTGCTACGGCAATTCATCAGTTTTTTCAAACCCAGGGTTTTCTATGGATACATAGCCCCATTATTACTGCAAGTGACTGTGAAGGGGCAGGGGAATTATTTACTGTTACTAGCCTCGACTTAAATAACCTACCGCAGAATGACCAAGGAAAAGTTGATTACACCCAGGACTTTTTTGGTAAACCTGCCTATTTAACCGTTAGTGGACAATTACAGGCAGAGGTTATGGCAATGGCGTTTCAAAATGTCTACACCTTTGGGCCCACTTTTCGCGCCGAAAATTCCAATACCTCCCGTCATTTAGCCGAATTTTGGATGGTTGAACCTGAAATGGCTTTTTGTGATTTAGAAGGGGATCAAAACCTGGCTGAGGAATTTCTCAAATATATTTTTAAATACGTCCTGGAACATTGCAGCGATGATTTAGAATTTTTCAACAAGTGGGTAGATAAATCTGTCTTGGCTAATGCAGATAACATTATTAATAATGAGTTTGAACGAGTCACCTACACAGAAGCTTGTCACCTCCTGGAAAAATCCCAGAAAAAATTTGAATTTCCTGTGGAGTGGGGTATTGATTTACAATCGGAACACGAACGCTATTTAGCTGAAGAATTATTTAAAAAACCCGTAATTGTTACCAACTATCCCAAAGATATCAAAGCCTTTTATATGCGTCTGGATGAAGGGGAAAAAACAGTTTCCGCAATGGATGTTCTAGCCCCTGGTATTGGGGAAATCATCGGTGGTTCACAACGGGAAGAACGCTTAGATATTTTAGAAAGAAGAATCAAGGAAATGAATATTGAGGCGGATAATTTATCGTGGTATCTAGATTTACGTCGTTATGGTACTGTACCCCATGCAGGCTTTGGTTTAGGCTTTGAAAGATTAGTACAGTTTATGACGGGTATGACTAATATTCGTGATGTAATTCCTTTCCCTAGAACTCCTTTAAGTGCCGATTTTTAA